The stretch of DNA TAAACTAAATCCGGTATTAGCTACATGAGATAAATATCACAATTAGATAGAAGTTAGGAGAATCATACATGAAGAAACTATTTAAATACAGAAGAGTTAGAACCTTTGTATAGATCCTTGGTCTCAAAACCGCATCTAAAGGTTTCATTCCTAAGATAAAATGATTAACAAAGACTTGAGTCACTGCTGGAATAATGTTCATTCCACCGCTTCCTCCAAGTACCCCGACCAATTGGTCATCCTACCAAAGCAAAGCAGAAGAAATTTTACAAGACTTTATCATATGATAATTGTGTGCCTGTGTCTATATAGTCAATATTGTATCAAGTAAAGATTTTTTGTTCTAAAGTGAACGATTCACTTTAGAGGATAAAGTGAATAATCTCAACAATTGGTTGCGTATTCTTAGAATTGGGAGAATGTACTTGTAACATTAACAATTTATTTCTTGAGCCGTAAGCAATACCTTTGTGATGATAATAGGAGTCATCGAAGACAATGGCCTTTTGTTTGGTTCAATAAAATTAGTTGGTGCCGGAGGTAGTTTTTCTGGGGATATATCAGTTGGTATGGAGAAGTCGTCCATTTCGTTATTGATCACAATACCAGTTGAAGTAGAACGAATCCCCGCTCCAAAAGGCCAGTTTACAGATGTTGTTAGTGATACAGCATTTCTATCAGCATCTACAACACACAAATGGCTTGTTCCATGATCTCTAAGTTGGCTCCACCTGCATGCAATGCATATACCCTTTTGATATTAACAACTTAGTTTGCAACAAATCATGAAAAAAGGTAAAGTTTTTATCCAAATTCAAACCACACCTGTACATATAGTACTCTGGAGGGAAAGTAGTGTTATCAAGTATCTTGCGCTGAATAGTTTGTGCAAAAGACGGGGAAAGCATTTCAGATACAGTTCGACTAATGTTTTCGAAGTCGGGGTCCCCCAAGTTCATTCGGACAGCAAACATATGTTTCATAGCTTCTATTAGTCTATGAATACCCAAATTTCCCTTTGCAGCATCCGGACTTCCATAGCTGTCCAAGATGTTTAGGATCTGTTCGTACTAACTATTAGAATATACAAGCATACAATtgctttttaattaaaaatggtttCTTGTTTTGCATTAGAGTTTAATGAGCATGTACTAATAAGTGAATAAAAGTCTTATACAAACGTCCGATCATCTCTTACTTTGTAGATATTCGAGGACAAGTTTTAGAAAAGTAATATAACATAGATATTTGGTGAAATGTGATTGAAGTATTGAACATTTGTATAAAATTCCTCTTTTATATTGTCAAATCTTAGCATATGCATACAATCAGCAAGCACATAGGTGGCCGTTGTGTCAAGATCGAACAGTCCAAATTTCATGCTTGgtttttagattttaaaaaacaataaaatctgCATTAAAATCTAGACAGTTCGATATTGATCCAACGGCCACCGATGTGTGATTGTGTGACTGTGGGATTGCTGACAGCAGGTAATCTGAATACCATTCCAACCCTTGGGCCAAAACTGCATACATGTCTATATTTTCAGTATTTGGCTATGAAAACGACGATAAGGTCATGATTTCTACAGTATAAATATCATAAATTAAAGGAGGAATAGGAATCTACAAACCAGAGAAAGCGCTAGTGTTCCACTTGAAGGAGGTGGCATTCCATATATGGTGTATCCCATCACATTTACAGTCTGTGCATCTGTAATTTCCACCTTGTAATTTCGTAAATCCTCCATTGTTAAAATGCCACCGTCTTCTATGACATCCTTTAATAACTTCTCACCAATGGTTCCATTGTAGAAAGCTTGTGGCCCTTCGTCTGCTAATATCTCTAAGGTTTGTCCAAGTTCCACATTACTACACATATCCCCTCCTTTTAACAAAATTCCATTAGGTGCATATATACTTTTTAACCCAAGATCATTCATTATCTTATCTTCATCATTAACTAGGTGATCATGTAGACTAGGGGACACTACAAAACCATTTTTTGCAAGTTTTATAGCTGGTTGGAATAAGGTCTTCCATGGCAGTCTTCCATGCTTCAACCAGGCTGCATGAAGGCCAGCCAACTCACCAGGAACTCCCATCGACAAGGCACCTGAGAACTTAGCTTCGGGATTTCTCTGATACATATTCTGCTTTGACAGTCAAACATTTACACAAATGTAAGTTGCATTTTTGTAGATTTCTGCAAAGGAAAATGATCAAAATGATATATTATCTGCTAGCTTTCAATATGTCCATGTAAGCTGCACAAGTGTGAgcgttttttcttttttcttttcataaatgAAGTTTTAATGCCAGTATACCAAAGAAAATAATTCGTCACGACAACTTTCCACAACATGCATTAAGAACTTGGAAACAACAAACAAGAATAAACCACACAAAAGatcaaagaaaagagaagaaaaaacaagaaacaaagaTTTAAGTGGTATAGTCAATGTGACTTGGCGTAGAGACAATTAGAGTGGGAGAAACTTTCTCCACCTCCACAATTTCTAAAAACACAACAGATATTTTCCAAAGGTCAATTCTGAATGACATATTTTGTCCGGAAGTGTATTTTCAAAATGGTACAAAATTCACGTTTTTTTCGTGATGTGTGTACATCAGAAGTGATATTTGAGGGTGTGGAGTGTTCCTCCAGTAGAAAGTTTCTTATTTCTTTCGGAAAAACATATAATGAGTTTGCAAGTATACAATGAGCAGCCCTATTAAGCTCCAAAATATCCAGATTTAATTCGGGTCAGCCCATTAACATAACTAAAGGAATCCCAAACCATTCATTTTCTATCTAGAATGGATTACGTATATTAATTTCATTCTATCTAGAATGGATTACGCTTGTTAATTTGATTCAATTGTTTCAGCAATTTCAATCAAACCTGCGAAGCAGCTAAAGGAGCAGTTTCTCTCATGTCAAAAGCTTGGGCTTTGGAGCTAGAAGAAGATTTCACAACCATGAAAGAGCCGCCTCCTATGCCACTTGAAGCTTGAAAAACAACACCAACGCATAACGCAGCAGCCACTGCAGCATCAACCGCATGTCCACCAAGCTTAAGCATTGAAACACCAACTGCAGAACAACGAGCATCATCAGCTGCAACAACTCCGATTTCTGATTCAATAACATTTCCCTCATTGGTTGTTTTTCCCTCATTATATCTTTCTGTCCCTTTCAATATCTCAAAATTTATGCCGCCTCTTACAGCAAACCCAACAactagaaaataaaagaattgcAGTTAGCATCAGAAACAATAAAACAATATGATAATCAAATTACATTAGTGTGAACCAGATATGTTTGCAAGTGCATAATACACTACctgtcacgaatatcgaggcctaactcatccttacaaaaccggcttgtaaggtgaggattgcctcctctttataaactcttctcaagagtcctatctatccgatgtgggactaaatcccaccgagtgttggctgCTAACACCCTCCCTCACGCTTCAGCCCAGCggaatgggcctgaagcgtggacgacGGAGGAAGGCGGAAGCCCGACGATAGacccgataggctctgataccatgtcacgaatatcgaggcctaactcatccttacaaaaccggcttgtaaggtgaggattgcctcctctttataaactcttctcaagagtcctatctatccgatgtgggactaaatcccaccgagtgttggctgCTAACACTACCAAGTACCAACAATTGGCGTTGTTAATCTTGCGCACCTTGTGAGACGATTACAACTCATATACTGATAATTTCCTCTGTACCCCTTGTTCCATTTTGGTGTGTTAACAAAACTTCTTTGGcgttttcaaaaaagaaaaatgttacaaTATACCAGTGAGGCAGCGACCCTCGTGTGTATCTTTCCTATAATCTATACCACATTCCAGGTGAATGCTTAGCTTATTTACACAATCTCAATTAAGTATATGAAACAAACAACTAAAACACTAACCTTTCTTGTTTATATGAATTCAAAAGGATGTAACAAGGTATTCGAACATGAATTCCAGGTGAATGCTTAGCTTATTTACACAATCCAATTAAAGAAATCAAGAATTTCATAGTCTATCTATTGAACATGAATTCAAAAGGATCTAACAAGGTATTCGAAGATGGGAACATACAATTTTAATTATAGATCCATGTCTATCTACAGGCACAGTTAACTATCCCCCTCAACAGTTTTTGTTCCCATCGTTTTAGATTCAACAGTAAGTAAAACTTTACAATGCCCTTCATTGGCTCCTCCATCTGCATATCCTTCATCAGTTCAACATCAACACCTGCATAAGAGAATTCTATCGAAGTGCCTCTTTAATTTTTCAGCAACTTCATTCTTTATATCCgcccttttcttttcttctcaaTTTTCCATTTCAACACCTGCACAAGCTTCAATCTATAACAGTTTCATCATCATATATTTGTCACTCCAAACAAGAGGCTAAAACGCAACACGCATCATTAACTCCATTACCAACTAATAGTCCTTAACAATTCCAAATGCTGACaacaactatattttttatttttttttggctttcaccactcgttgaatctggttcgggggtcagttttggcatcaagtgaAACAgtttatttctccaattccATGTCCACTTTCATCTACCTTAAGATAATATCGACACTTCCATTACCTTTACATTCTTATCCACTGCAATACTAAATAGCCTATGCAACCGGTTTTTCAACACTTCATCACCTACTTAAAGATCTTTCCAAAAGAGAGTATCCCTTCCTACCACAGCCTCTTCCCTTATTCTGCTTGAAACCCAATTATAAAGTATTCCATCAACTCCATTCTCTAAATTTTGTATGTCCATCCACCACAATGAGGTCACTTTCAAACCCTCTCTCACCACCCCATCCTGCACAGCATATTTGGGCACAAACATCCGCAACCACTTACACAATATGGCCCTATATATGAAACACCAACACAGACACGAATAACAAACACGATGTGGGACTCCTAACATAAAGCCACATAAAATCCCTCACATTTTTTACCACGTCATCTCTCCCTCTACAAATTTTGTCCCAATTTAACCCAATGAATCCTCCTAGCccattttaccaaacaaaattttcttattttctactGGAATTAATCAAAAAATATCTAATTAGCTGAAACAACAGGCTATAAAAAACAAGAAACTTTGTTATGATTTCAGTCAAATATTCCTCTTCAAATTCATCATTGTGGTTTTCTGAATTCATTTTCTTATTACTCCCTTTTGTCCTTAACATAAGAGAAAGTTTATCGtgaatctaatgtatttagtctatattatagactagatacattagattttcaatgaatctaagtATTACCACCATACAATCAACCATCTAAAAATTCATACATCTAAATAACTTATTGTACCACACAAAATGTTCCCTTTGGACTTTCCCCATCATGATAATGATGAATCATGAATATACACAAATGGGGTTATCAAATATTCATCTATGAAGTTTATTCATGAAGAAAAATAACATCTTTATGTATTTATCAGTCAAATATAGCTTAATAATCATAAtaagaatgataaaaaaaataataataaaagtggtTGCaataaaaaaagggaaaaagagAACTAACTTATGGTGATAGCGACAAAGAAGAGAAGAATCTTGGTTTTGAATTTGTTGGGAAAAACATGATGGGGTCCCAACAAAGGAGAAGAATCCATTATCTGATGAAAGGGTTAGTGGAACTAATTGAAGAGATTCATggaatatattatatatatagtagtagCTACTGCATCAGAGTGGTGATTATTGTTATGATGTTTGACTTTGTTTTTTATAGATTTGAGTTTATGGTTCTATCTGTAAATTCGGTTTTAACAGTTGCCGAGTATTTAGTTATGTTTGTTAAGATATATCTCCCTAATCCGTGGAGTTCGGTTGTCGGGTGAGAGTTTAGTTGCGATATAAGTAAAGTTTgattaaaattgtaatttagAGTTCGGCTGCGAAGTAATTAAAGTTTTGCTAAAAATTGTTCCTGTTAGAAATCGAATCCGAATTCTTCCGAATGATTTGCCATAATGAGTCCATTAATCATTTGAATTTAATGTTTTAGTTAAATAATCCTTTTGTTTCTTATTATAGAAATTCTTACCAAAAATCACCACATTATAAAAAGTTGTTAAAGTAATAAATTTGTCCGAAATATGtgtgaatattattatattactttttatattaaatatattaaatgtaAATTAGTAGTATTAATAAAGGTAATAtgtggaaaaaaatattaataagtacatttaaaaatttataaaaagtgttatatttagagacaaattatttatttattttttttgtggttgCAAGAgacaaattatatttattaaaaggTCTAAtaagacggagggagtacaaaaTTTTGGAATATTAGTCACAAAATGAAATTACAAAATTGTGATATGTGTACAAAAGAAGCACGTTTGTCATTCTTATTCTTATCTATGAACTTGGCTTGTTCTTCGTCCAGATACTAAATCTCTGAGTCCAGGTTCTAAATAACATGGATTTTCCAACATGATTTTCCAActatttggtctaaattttaGACTATACTCTTTTGCTTCTTTAATGGGTATTGCTATTTGCTAGGAGCCTAGGACATTTTCTAAagatttcatttaaaaatataatctatttaaaaacttaaaaaatttaatttttaatacattttttttatcaaaaagtcTAGTGATTATATTcacataaattaatataaagaaCTGAAAAATTCGGAGTTTGAATCACGACACTTCGATAATATCTTAAAAGCTACCAACAAAACTACCTTAACAAACTAATTTCCAATACATTAACTACACACATTTTTGTAAAAAACTTACTATGTTTAATAAAGTACTAGTTTAACTTACCCGTGCGATTGcacgggttaatgttcaatggaaaatataaattattaaaattttattattttgtgattttttaattatttataaaattattatttttatttaatgtaatttatttaaatataaaaaataatactttttagtGATTTTAAAAGGGAAGTAGGGTGGAGAGTGATCTTTCACTcccatgttattttttttgtcagtcGCAActctaactttttttattatttaatcatttaaaataattattgtgttaaatttccataaaaatatttaaaaaacaattggGGAAAAAGACAAATTAATTTCCTTGATTTTACGAAGTTAAATTTATGTTCCTGAATTATCATCTCAACTATTATTTACATaggataaaattatataatcatGTAAAATTCTATCAAAAGTTCGTGTAAATTAAATATTCATTCCCCATATGTTGTAAAATAATCGTGTGAAATATTCATTCTACGTAAATTGTCAGAAATTAGAATAAAGATCGAAATAGGAAGAACATCGAAATTGtaaatatgatttaatattaattttataataattatctGATTAGTTAAGTCTGTgtttgtcaaaaataataataatgattatctGATAAATTATAGGACAAAATGATcttgtttccaattttttttttgtagagtcTTGTTTCCAGACTTTAATAGTaattaatcatattaataattaattgggattgatttaattaaatctatttcaaaaattagtggattaataattaaaactttccatatttaatgtttcagttgAATCAAGACATGAATATAGACAttgttcatataaaataatctggtcaataaattatttgatttattctatatttgattttttttttatgaaatttacaATAATGTGCATGAATATCTATTTTTTGGTGGAGCACAATAATGTAAATTAACcgacaataaataattaaaaaaattctaaattggaAATAACGATTTTTGCCAAATAAAGTAGATGAAGTCCAACTTTAGAATTTGATTTATAATGATAATCGTCATATTGCCAAATAATtgactttataaaaattaatatagtacATGAATTAATGCTAATTGAAAAGGTTGTGAGAAAATGACATCTCAACAAATGCTTATAGAGAACATCCGCATCATTTTGAGGaggaataaaaattatataagaagTGATGATTAGTGTTTTTTCTCGTGAGATCTTGAAATTGAACCCCAAACTATAAATATTGGCTAAATTACAAAATACAATCATTAAACCTAAAACTACAAATCGTTCTATATAATAGacataattaaattattgaaatcTAGCATCGAATTTCTTGTTACATGAAAAATTATGCTTGTAATTGTTCCATCTAAAATAACGACTATGTCCTTAGGATCATGGTTTAATATGGATTTAACGCATAAAAAATCACCTgaatcacatgaaaaaaaaaatagatcatgagaaaaaaatatgaaagaaaatacagaagaataaaagaaagaatgaatgatgGGAGAAAGTTGGAAAAAATGTATCAGAAgagttgtttatatttatactgAAATCTggaatacaatattaattaacattCCTTAATTTGTCATTTTGGTTCCTACCATGATATAATTAGTAACAGagtattaaaacaattaaatagaaAACGTGTAATAATTAAGGCAATTGTGAGAATGATGATAGtgattgattaataatataagatcaaattaattaagaagATAAGATCGAAttcaaaatcaaccaaaattgGATATGTAAACCTTAAGGAGTTTTAACCAAACGACACATAAGCAAATGTGGTCTTAGAAGATGCCATGTAAGATTAGAAAATAATTGGTTGATCAAGAGAATGCCATGTATGAAAGTTTCCATTGgaaaaaactcctaaacatataaataatagattaccTTCAgctatatttaatttatttttaaggacAATTTTGTTATTACCACCTACTCTCTCctgacacaaatataagcaaaaaaatatttcaaattttggtcactattataagcaataacatacccttatttaattctattttattttaggcattaatttcacttttacacttttcaaaataCGTAATATggtaaacttaactcatgttttgcattaaatgaagaaaattaGAAGTTTTTTTGCGTAATATGAATgaatgtactccctccggtccttattataagaaacactttgataaaatcacacagaccaaggaatgtaaattttctcattaatgattctaacattttatgttatattccaaaactaacctttgactagcatgggaaataacctttgactagcatgggaaataggcctctctaattaatgcactagtattataatgaattatttgattgtatttaataagggtacaaatggaattgtgtcaaagtgtttcttataaaaaggaccaaataaaaattccaaagtgtttcttataaaaaggaccggagggagtaggtgaatgcagtggcggagccaggaaaAAATATTCGGATGGGccactaaaaaattataatatataacttaaatataaaaattatattataaaaatttaagttataataATTGTACAAAGTTGATGATAAAAGGagaataatttttcttaattgaaAACGGTTGTGATTTCTTTGGAAAAATAGAAATTGTTAATGTTTTATcgataaaaaattgtgttttattCGCACACAAAAGaggaattttttaatttatctttatatTAGGTCTTTAAATCGATAGGAAAATGAGTAtcctttgaaagaaaaaaaaattctatagtttaaaaaattatgacatTATTTACCAAAACTaccaacaaaataattattgattttttttttatgatatgaAAACAATTATTCTTAAGGTATTTTGTTGGTGTAGTGGTCTAAATGCATTCCTCAACAAGGTCACCTGCACCTGCttgtaaaaagttattttttttaaaaaaataaaacagaaaaaaaatgcaaaaacatGTTGGCAGGGTATTTAACCCACAACCTGCTTGTAAATTTAGTAACCACTCGTCGAGTTAGGATCCTCTTCATTTTCAATTCTTttcatttcctccattattatatagttttgggaatatatatgcaaaaatatgacatcaagtgggtccaaatgtcatttatacaccccaaaatatttaaaaactttggtaatggaagaaatggaaaacataagaaatagagaggatctcaactccCACTCGTCTACCTGTACAATTCATTACTATAGCAcgcaaaatatataatatataaagtatatctttgtaattttattataatactAAGGGTATTATAGTAATTTCACATGTTTTTGTGCTGGGCCGGCCCAGCCACGCCACTCATATCTCCGTTATTGGgtgaatgtaatttttttaaaagtagagATCTAAATCCGCAAGACACTCGTAAGCATCTCCCTTTAATACATGTCACCTTTAGATTTTTCTACAAAATtcacaattcaattcaaaattcaatttctaCCCATTTAAATTCACAATTCAACAATTCAAAATTCACAATGCacgattcaaattcaaattcaaattcacaattcaaaatttaactctACACATTCAATCCCTCACTCTCTTTTTCAACTcatctctataaaaaaaaaaaattgccattctcttcttctttcttctccttctaCAATCCTCTTCACATTCTCTTTTAGTTTTAGCCATTGTCAAACCAAAAATCAATCTCAACACCCTTAACACTCAATTGTACCAACTCCTCAAAGCAATAAATAAAGAAAGCTACATCACCTTCTATTCTCCAACCTCCAAAACCCACTTTATTTTGCTGGCAAAGTCTATGGTGTAGAAGTGTTTTAAGTTGTGCATCATGCACAAGTCACCAAAAatattgtatagatcatccataaatttttttaaaaaaaattgaaaatcatttgatatgttattgagacctgtcaaaattaacggtttatggatttttattcaataccgttaatcttaatgggtctcaataagatatcaaatgattttcaaaaaaatttaaaaaattcatggaTAATCTAAACGATATAAAAATATCGAAgatttgtgcaccatgcaccacttaatcaagtggtgcatgttagAAAAAGCCTATTTTGCTTATTTATATGTTAGATTCTATGTATTGCTCTAAAGTAAGAGACATGTATATATAAATCCATAATCTCaataataaagattaaatcCATAATCTTATTTTAGTGTGGAAGTCAAATAAACATATGAGCATGTATATATAaatctacgacatgttgatttatcaagatCATCGGATTAGGAATACCTCTTGAGACACAAAGAAAGATAATCGGATGACAAGCACCCGAGGGCTTGTGTTTCTTCCTCAACCAGGACTCCTTATTTCCTAAACATTCTTCGGATGGAGAAGAGGTAATATGCTTGTGGTCCAATTTTGTATATTGTTTTCTTCCAATTACaactattttcaataaaaatacaaaaaaaaaattaaattattatgttttggtTTTTCTTAACAAGtgtgttttaaattattttttcccttataatttgagacggatggagtataaAGAAAGCAATTGTTGCGAATTCATCGtaaaaaatcacaccaataaaggAACTTGATGTAAAGCAATAGAACGAGAACCAATATCAAAAGGATAAGCAATAATGATCATAAACAATAAACAATGACCTCCTCCTTCCACCCTCATGAAAATCTTGCCTACTATATCCACACTAGTAGTGTAGGAGAAATACACATAGTACTCTACCCAATACAACAATTAGAAAAAGCGGAACACCATATTGGtcctatttgataaaaaaaacctACCAAAATGGCCTTTCCACCTGGTTCAACATTTTCAACAAAAAGATCCTTTTTCACTACTAACATTTTAGAGTACAAGGTTATAGTTGCAAGGTGCATGaattacataaaataaaaatataattaacggTTGCTA from Trifolium pratense cultivar HEN17-A07 linkage group LG5, ARS_RC_1.1, whole genome shotgun sequence encodes:
- the LOC123884329 gene encoding glutathione hydrolase 3; the protein is MDSSPLLGPHHVFPNKFKTKILLFFVAITIIVGFAVRGGINFEILKGTERYNEGKTTNEGNVIESEIGVVAADDARCSAVGVSMLKLGGHAVDAAVAAALCVGVVFQASSGIGGGSFMVVKSSSSSKAQAFDMRETAPLAASQNMYQRNPEAKFSGALSMGVPGELAGLHAAWLKHGRLPWKTLFQPAIKLAKNGFVVSPSLHDHLVNDEDKIMNDLGLKSIYAPNGILLKGGDMCSNVELGQTLEILADEGPQAFYNGTIGEKLLKDVIEDGGILTMEDLRNYKVEITDAQTVNVMGYTIYGMPPPSSGTLALSLILNILDSYGSPDAAKGNLGIHRLIEAMKHMFAVRMNLGDPDFENISRTVSEMLSPSFAQTIQRKILDNTTFPPEYYMYRWSQLRDHGTSHLCVVDADRNAVSLTTSVNWPFGAGIRSTSTGIVINNEMDDFSIPTDISPEKLPPAPTNFIEPNKRPLSSMTPIIITKDDQLVGVLGGSGGMNIIPAVTQVFVNHFILGMKPLDAVLRPRIYTKLIPDLVYYENLTAHNGDHIELSKESRLFLKERGHQLCACGGKAVTQLIVHTPKTPININRKIGEDTNSHVTHGTLTAVSDPRKGGCPAAV